From the genome of Hydrogenovibrio kuenenii DSM 12350:
CGCCTCCATTTTTTATAATCTTTTATAAAAATGCCAATCGTTATTCGTAATTAAATCCAACGCTTCGGCGACCCACCTAAAGCCCAGGTGGCGAAATTGGTAGACGCAAGGGACTTAAAATCCCTCGGTGGCAACACCGTGCCGGTTCGATTCCGGCCCTGGGCACCATTTATATTCTTTAACTTCCTTTATTATTGTTACAGTTTCTTTTCAAGATCTTGCTATTTGAGTATGAATTTTAGGTATTAGCATTTTTTGAATACTGTAATGTAGGCGCCTATACATTGATTACAGGAAAGCCTATAGTTGAATTCGATTGAAAAGTATTCGTGTTCATCTCAGTGCAATATATTGGGGTTGAAACAAAGAACTTCGATAGTTATCGTTAATCCAACTTAATAATCTTATGAGGTGGGCTATGTGTGAAAGTGGTCATACATTTAATTCTTTAGAAGAAGCCATGATGCGAAGAGCAATTCAGTTATCGGCTGAAAAAATGGCGTCTGGTTTTGGCGGTCCTTTTGGTGCTGTTGTCGTTAAGGATGGTGCGGTAATTTCTGAGGGATTTAACCAAGTTACATCTACTAATGACCCAACCGCACATGCGGAAGTGGATGCCATTCGAAAAGCCTGCCAGAAATTGGAAACATTCGATTTGTCAGGGTGTGAGATCTATACGAGCTGTGAACCTTGTCCGATGTGTTTAAGTGCCATTTATTGGGCAAGGTTGGATAAGATTTATTATGCAAATTCACGTAATGATGCAGCAGACATTGGGTTTGATGATGAAATGTTATACAGGGAAGTTCTCAAGCCTGTTGATCAAAGAATAATACCGACTTTAAGACTTTTGGCTGATGAAGCAATTAAACCATTTGAGGCTTGGAAAAATAAAGCCGATAAGGTTTCTTATTAAATTTTGGGAAGGTGTGTTGGCTGAGCTTGCAACAGCAATTTAATTACTTACTTTGATTCATTAAGTTGTAAACTGTATAGGACTTCGTGAATAAAGCAAAATACGATGCTAGTACAAAATAATTTCATAAAAAAGTACATCAAAAATAAATTTCAGCGTACCAATATTTGGTTTGTCTTCTTATTACTATTCCTAATGGTACCAATTTTGGCGGTTACGATTATTAAAAATCATGGCCCTAAAATGGAGATGCAAACGTTTAACAATCTCTCATCAATTGCCGAACTGAAGGCATATCAAATTCAAAGCTGGTTGAATGAGCAAGATAAAGTTGCTCATGTTGTTTCAAGCAATAAAGTTCTAATGGACAATGTCCAAAAACTATTAAATAAGCGCGGTAATGTTGCTTATAAAGACAATATCTCAGAATTATTGGGCGCGTTAAAAGAGTTTTATGGGTATGAATCTGTTGAGCTTATCTCTCCTGAGAGAGAAACTCTTGTTAGGCTGGGAAAATCTCATAATTTAAGCAACCCTGCATTAAAGTTGATGATTGAAAAAAGTGTTAAATATCATTCAGTGGAAAGAAGTGATATCGTTTTTCATAATGAATCTGCCTCCGATATAGCCGTTATTACACCTTTGAGCGATTCAGTAAACGGTGTTAAGCATGTCCTTGCACTTGTTGTGACTTACTCAAATCTCTCAGAACAAATATTTCCTTATATAAGAAGGTGGCCAACAACCAGCGCGTCCAGTGAAAGTATATTGGTTCGTGAAGTCGCGGGAAAAGTTGAATACTTCTCACCATTACGGTTTGGCAATGACTCAGCTCATCCATTGAATAATTATTCAGTTCGTAATAAAGACCTTGTTTCGGCAGTTGCTTTACGTAAAGGGACTATCGGTATAGTAACTGGCGTTGATTATCGTGGCGTGAAAGTAATGGCTTCCTATCGTCCCATCAAGGGAACGAAATGGATGGTAGTATCAAAAATCGATGCTACAGAAGCAGTTGCCTCGTTGCATGATCTCATTTTATTGATTAGTTTGGTTTCGCTGATCGCACTAGTGTTTATTGCGTTAGCATTTTGGATTGTGCTCAATAATCAAAAAGATCTTGATAGGTATCGACTGTTATCTGAAAGAACAGAAAGTGAAAGAGTTTTGCAGCAGTTCTATGAATTACCTTTTATTGGAATGGCTATTTTAAATTCTGATGCTTCTCATTGGGCTCGATTTAATGAACGGTTTAGGGTGATGCTTGGTTATTCAGAAGATGAGTTGAAAAATATGACATTTTTTGACCTTCTTCCGTACAGTGAGCAAGAGTTGTTCAAGCAACGTTTTGCCGATTTAGCATCACAACAGAAAGACGGTTTTACTCAAGAAACTCGCCTCGTCGGTTCAGATCAAGAGCTGGTTTATGTAATAGCAAGTATTCAATGTACAAGAAGAACAAGTGGTGATGTGAAACAGTATTTGTTGACTGTTCAAGATACTACAGAGTTGAAGCAGTTGGGCGAACGCTATATTGAATACCAAAACCATTTAAACCTTTTGATTAATACTATACCTGACCTTATTTGGTTAAAAGACGTAAATGGGATCTATTTAAGTTGTAACCCTAGATTTGAGTCACTATTTGGAGCAAAAGAAAAAGATATAGTCGGTAAAACTGATTATGACTTTGTGGATGTTGAAGTGGCGGATTTCTTTAGAGCACATGATGTTAATGCCATGGAGGCGGATGTGCCTACCGAAAATGAAGAGTGGTTAACGTTTGCTGAAAATGGATACAAAGGTTTGTTTTCCACCGTTAAAACACCGATGAAAGACAAAAGAGGAAATGTTATTGGTGTGTTAGGGGTTGCCCGTGATATTACCAAACGTAAAGAAGATCAGGCAAAACTTGAACGGTTGACCAAGATTTATTCAGCATTAAGTCAAACCAATGAAGCAATTATCCAATGCTCTTCTGAAGAAGAACTCTATAACAAAGTCTGCGAAATTACGGTCAAATATGCTGAGATGAAAATGGCATGGGTAGGGAGTTTAGACGAACAATCTGGCAAAGTTATTCCTATCGCTAGAGAAGGGGTAAACTCTGCTTACCTTCAAGGGTTGGAGATTTCAATAGATGAGGATAGTCCAACAGGTCAAGGTCCTACTGCAATAGCAATGCGTAGCAACTCTCCTTATTGGTGCCAGGATTTTCAAAAAGATCCCCATACGATGCACTGGCATGAACGTGCAAGTAAGTATGGATGGAGATCGTCTGCATCCATTCCCTTAGTTAAAAAGTCCAAAGTAGTTGGCGCCTTAAATATGTATTCTGATGTTGTAAATGCATTTGATACTGGTGTACAGAATCTTTTGTTGGAAATGGCTGCTGATATAAGTTTTGCACTTACGTCTTATGAAGCTGAACAAGTGCGTGAATCGATTGAATTTCAAAGAAAAGAAGCTTTGGAAAGATTGCAGAAAATAGCAGGGCGCTTACCAGGCATGATTTATCAGTTTCAACTGTTTCCAGATGGACGCAGCTGTTTTCCGTTTTCAAGTGAAGCTATGGAAAGTATTTATCACTTGAAGCCTGAAGAAGTTGTTGAAGATGCCAGAGCTATTTTTGATGTTGTTCATCCAGATGACTTAGAGATGGTCAACCTGAGCATACAGGAGTCGGCTGAAAATTTATCGCCTTGGAAGCAAGAGTTTAGGGTCGTTTTTGATGACAATGAGGTTAGGTGGTTATCTGCTAATGCTATTCCCCAGAGGGAAGATGACGGCTCTGTTTTGTGGTATGGGTTTACTACAGATATTACAGAAAGTAAAAAGACAGAAGAGCAAATACAGTTGGCATCAAAGGTGTTCGAACAAAGCCGTGAAGGTATTATGATTACGGATTCAGATTTAAATTTGTTAATGGTGAATGATGCTTTCACAGATATTACCGGTTATGAGCGTGAGGAAGTTCTAGGCAAGAGTCCATCACTTTTGTCATCCGGTAAGCACCCTAAAGAGTTTTATCTTCAGATGTGGGAACAAATTGAAAAAGAAGGGTATTGGCAGGGCGAAATCTGGAACCGTCATAAATCAGGAAAATTCTATCCCGAATGGCTATCTATTAGCCAAGGAAAAAATTCATTTGGCGAAGTTTCGCAATACATTGGAGTCTTTACCGATATTTCAAGGTTGAAAGAATCTGAGGAACAAATTCATCGCCTAGTTCATTTTGACTCACTGACAAGTTTAGCTAACAGAGAAACGCTTGTGAAGCGCTTGAAACAAAATATTACGTCTGCTGAGCAAAGCCATAATCAAGTAGCACTTTTATTTATCGATTTGGATCATTTTAAGAATATTAACGATACGCTTGGCCACTATGTTGGCGATCAACTATTGATGGAAGTGGGTCATCGTATTGCTGAACTTTTGAGTCCGGATTACCTTTTGGCAAGACAAGGTGGAGATGAATTTATTGTAGCGATGCCAAATGCTAATGAGAATGAAGTAGCGCATTTGGCTGAGAGTATTTTGAAGTCTGTATCTTCTGAAATGTTGTTGGAAAACTTGAATTTGCAGATTACACCGTCTATAGGGATTTCTATTTTTCCTCAGGATGGAACGGATGCGGATAGCTTGCTAAAAAATGCAGATACAGCTATGTATCAAGCTAAAAGGGATGGACGTAATACTTATCGTTTCTTTGCTGCTGAAATGCAAGAAAATGCTGCTCAGATTATGAGTGTGGAAAGTGCACTCAGAACAGCACTGGTTCGAAACGAGTTTGAACTTTATTATCAACCCCAAATCTCTGTTGAAACGAATACTGTTATTGGTGCAGAAGCATTAATTCGTTGGAACAATCCAGGCTTAGGTAGAGTGTCTCCGGCTGAATTTATCCCAATCGCAGAACAAAGTGGCCAAATCTTGGAAATTGGTAATTGGGTTCTTCAGACGGCAGTTGAGCAAATCAAAGAATGGAAAGATAAAGAACTACCGATTGTGAATATAGCGGTGAACTTGTCCGCAGCACAATTCCGTGATGAGTCTTTACCCAATCAAATCATTGAATTATTGAGTCAAAATAAAGTTGATCCATCTTATTTAACCGTCGAGTTAACTGAGACTCTGGCGATGTCTAACCCATATTCAGCGGTGCAAATCATGGATCAGTTAACTTCACACGGTATAAAAATTGCAATTGATGACTTTGGTACAGGTTATTCATCATTGAATTATTTGAAAAAATTCAAGGCAACTAAACTTAAGCTGGATCAGTCTTTTGTTCAAGATGTTGTAGATGATCTTGACGATAGATCAATTATAGAAGGGATGATCAGTTTGGCTAGAAGTCTTGGGCTTAAAACTATTGCTGAAGGTGTGGAAACTAAAGAGCAGCTTGCGTTCTTAACCGAAAAAGGCTGTGATGAAATTCAAGGCTTTTATTTTAGTAAACCTTTGCCTGCCGATGAGTTTGGACAGTTTATTTCCAACTATAAAAGCTAGTCAGTTTGGTCTGGTTGACCTTTAATCTGTTAAACACTCTATTAATCGGCAAACTTGGCGCTTGCAGCACCCATTGCCATCTGAGGCATAGGTTTGACTTCTAACCATTTCCAAAGTTGTTGCGCCCGATTCTATCGTCTCAAGGATTTTACGTTTAGAGACTTCATTGCATACACAAAGGTTCTCATCCAAATCTCGTTGTAAAATTTCAGGTAATTTATTTAATGTTTCAGGGTTCATTCAGATATTTTAACGTACACTTGAAACAATAATGAACAGAACATTTATGAGAACAGAGAATATGAGTGAAAACAAAAGAATTATGCATCCTGAGATTGAATTGACCTTTGCGTTGTCTCCGGTAACTAATGAGCCTGTATTCCTTCACCCCGCAATCAAACCTTTAAAGCATGAGCATAATGGCCTTTATGTACGAAACCAGTTTGGCCAGTTAGTGTGGTTACATGATAGAGAAGCTTATATCTCTGATGATAATGGCCAAACTTGGAAAACTTATTCTATTTTTCACCATGAAGGTTTTCGCGTAAATGATTGTCACTGTTTGGCTCTTTCTCACAGCAATACACTGGTCGTATCATTTATTTATGACAATTATTTCAATTGGCACAGGAAGTCGAATAAACCAACAAAAAACACGCATGCTCACCAATGGGTTATCCGTAGCTCTGATGGCGGTAAAACATGGACGGATCCCCAATTGATTCAAAAGGGTTATGCTGCTGAAACCATGAGCATGGTGTCGTTACCATCTGGCAGATTGGTATTTTCTACACAAAACTTGGATTATGATGCCGCACGTCATTACAGCCTGTCCTTTTATTCAGATGATGATGGCATAACTTGGCATGCAAGTAACAGGGTAGATATTGGTGGAAGAGGGCATCATGGAGGTTGTTTTGAAGGCTGTTTGCTGCCATTAAAAGATGGACGTTTATGGTTTTGTATTCGTACCAATCGAGATTGGT
Proteins encoded in this window:
- a CDS encoding (2Fe-2S)-binding protein; amino-acid sequence: MNPETLNKLPEILQRDLDENLCVCNEVSKRKILETIESGATTLEMVRSQTYASDGNGCCKRQVCRLIECLTD
- a CDS encoding nucleoside deaminase; this translates as MCESGHTFNSLEEAMMRRAIQLSAEKMASGFGGPFGAVVVKDGAVISEGFNQVTSTNDPTAHAEVDAIRKACQKLETFDLSGCEIYTSCEPCPMCLSAIYWARLDKIYYANSRNDAADIGFDDEMLYREVLKPVDQRIIPTLRLLADEAIKPFEAWKNKADKVSY
- a CDS encoding EAL domain-containing protein, producing MLVQNNFIKKYIKNKFQRTNIWFVFLLLFLMVPILAVTIIKNHGPKMEMQTFNNLSSIAELKAYQIQSWLNEQDKVAHVVSSNKVLMDNVQKLLNKRGNVAYKDNISELLGALKEFYGYESVELISPERETLVRLGKSHNLSNPALKLMIEKSVKYHSVERSDIVFHNESASDIAVITPLSDSVNGVKHVLALVVTYSNLSEQIFPYIRRWPTTSASSESILVREVAGKVEYFSPLRFGNDSAHPLNNYSVRNKDLVSAVALRKGTIGIVTGVDYRGVKVMASYRPIKGTKWMVVSKIDATEAVASLHDLILLISLVSLIALVFIALAFWIVLNNQKDLDRYRLLSERTESERVLQQFYELPFIGMAILNSDASHWARFNERFRVMLGYSEDELKNMTFFDLLPYSEQELFKQRFADLASQQKDGFTQETRLVGSDQELVYVIASIQCTRRTSGDVKQYLLTVQDTTELKQLGERYIEYQNHLNLLINTIPDLIWLKDVNGIYLSCNPRFESLFGAKEKDIVGKTDYDFVDVEVADFFRAHDVNAMEADVPTENEEWLTFAENGYKGLFSTVKTPMKDKRGNVIGVLGVARDITKRKEDQAKLERLTKIYSALSQTNEAIIQCSSEEELYNKVCEITVKYAEMKMAWVGSLDEQSGKVIPIAREGVNSAYLQGLEISIDEDSPTGQGPTAIAMRSNSPYWCQDFQKDPHTMHWHERASKYGWRSSASIPLVKKSKVVGALNMYSDVVNAFDTGVQNLLLEMAADISFALTSYEAEQVRESIEFQRKEALERLQKIAGRLPGMIYQFQLFPDGRSCFPFSSEAMESIYHLKPEEVVEDARAIFDVVHPDDLEMVNLSIQESAENLSPWKQEFRVVFDDNEVRWLSANAIPQREDDGSVLWYGFTTDITESKKTEEQIQLASKVFEQSREGIMITDSDLNLLMVNDAFTDITGYEREEVLGKSPSLLSSGKHPKEFYLQMWEQIEKEGYWQGEIWNRHKSGKFYPEWLSISQGKNSFGEVSQYIGVFTDISRLKESEEQIHRLVHFDSLTSLANRETLVKRLKQNITSAEQSHNQVALLFIDLDHFKNINDTLGHYVGDQLLMEVGHRIAELLSPDYLLARQGGDEFIVAMPNANENEVAHLAESILKSVSSEMLLENLNLQITPSIGISIFPQDGTDADSLLKNADTAMYQAKRDGRNTYRFFAAEMQENAAQIMSVESALRTALVRNEFELYYQPQISVETNTVIGAEALIRWNNPGLGRVSPAEFIPIAEQSGQILEIGNWVLQTAVEQIKEWKDKELPIVNIAVNLSAAQFRDESLPNQIIELLSQNKVDPSYLTVELTETLAMSNPYSAVQIMDQLTSHGIKIAIDDFGTGYSSLNYLKKFKATKLKLDQSFVQDVVDDLDDRSIIEGMISLARSLGLKTIAEGVETKEQLAFLTEKGCDEIQGFYFSKPLPADEFGQFISNYKS
- a CDS encoding sialidase family protein, with translation MSENKRIMHPEIELTFALSPVTNEPVFLHPAIKPLKHEHNGLYVRNQFGQLVWLHDREAYISDDNGQTWKTYSIFHHEGFRVNDCHCLALSHSNTLVVSFIYDNYFNWHRKSNKPTKNTHAHQWVIRSSDGGKTWTDPQLIQKGYAAETMSMVSLPSGRLVFSTQNLDYDAARHYSLSFYSDDDGITWHASNRVDIGGRGHHGGCFEGCLLPLKDGRLWFCIRTNRDWFWNAYSDDDGTSWTQMEKGLPASSSPATIKRLASGRLCMVYNQLYREGENTIERRAGLFSEVAASWQREELSIRFSEDDGVSWGKPTVIASCKGAWLAYPFMFEPVPGKIWITTIQSELRLSLDELDFS